In the genome of Rhodamnia argentea isolate NSW1041297 chromosome 3, ASM2092103v1, whole genome shotgun sequence, one region contains:
- the LOC115726908 gene encoding beta-amyrin 28-monooxygenase-like: MDFYATCILGLSLSLLFFVFRKKRFAPNLPPGRKGWPVLGETLRFMAAGKSGCPQNFVNDRTARHSPDVFRTNLYGEDMTVFCGASGNKFLFSGEGKYVTSWWPNSIKKITHFPENLGRLSNTDAKKRRSFLLEFLKPEELQRYIPVMDSMTRDHLATDWSPNKEVRVFPLSKRYTFALACSLFMNIRDPEIASKFASSFARVTPGLIAVPINIPGTPFNRAMEGGKAMRQELLNIIRQRKMEISEGKGASARDLFTRALLEGDDDGTILYEMDASSKILGFLIASHETTSTSITAIVNYLAQYPHIYDRVRQEQMEIAKSKGPTELLNWDDVQKMKYSWDVACESMRLLPPAPGAYREATKDFTFASYTIPKGWKTFWTVHSTHKNPKYFPDPEKFDPSRFEGNGPAPFTFVPFGGGPRMCPGKEYARLEILVFMHNLVTKFKLEKAIPDEKFIYNPSPVPVEGLRLRLQPHN; the protein is encoded by the exons ATGGATTTCTATGCCACATGCATCCTCGGCCTCtcgctttctcttctcttcttcgtgTTTCGGAAGAAGCGCTTCGCTCCTAACCTCCCGCCCGGCAGAAAAGGATGGCCCGTCCTCGGCGAGACCCTTCGATTCATGGCCGCCGGGAAGAGCGGCTGTCCGCAGAACTTCGTGAACGATCGCACCGCTAGGCACTCGCCAGATGTCTTCCGGACCAACTTGTATGGGGAGGACATGACCGTGTTCTGCGGTGCCTCCGGCAACAAGTTCCTGTTCTCCGGCGAGGGCAAGTACGTCACCTCCTGGTGGCCCAACTCCATCAAGAAGATCACCCATTTCCCGGAAAACTTGGGGAGGCTCAGTAACACGGATGCCAAGAAGAGGCGCAGCTTCCTGTTGGAGTTCCTGAAGCCCGAAGAGCTCCAACGTTACATACCCGTCATGGACTCCATGACTAGGGACCACTTGGCGACGGATTGGTCTCCAAATAAGGAAGTGCGGGTGTTTCCTCTATCGAAGAGGTATACCTTCGCTCTGGCGTGTAGCTTGTTCATGAACATCAGAGATCCGGAGATCGCGTCGAAGTTCGCCAGCTCGTTTGCTCGAGTCACTCCAGGGCTCATCGCGGTGCCAATCAATATTCCGGGCACGCCATTCAACCGAGCAATGGAAGGAGGAAAAGCTATGAGGCAAGAGCTCTTGAACATAATCAGGCAAAGGAAGATGGAGATTTCAGAGGGCAAAGGCGCGAGTGCGAGGGACCTCTTCACTCGGGCGCTTCTGGAAGGAGATGACGACGGGACCATTTTGTACGAGATGGATGCTTCCAGCAAGATCTTGGGATTCCTCATTGCGAGCCACGAGACCACCAGCACTTCGATCACAGCCATAGTAAACTATTTGGCTCAGTATCCCCACATCTATGACAGGGTTCGTCAAG AACAAATGGAGATTGCCAAATCTAAGGGTCCAACTGAATTGCTCAATTGGGACGATGTTCAGAAGATGAAGTATTCGTGGGACGTAGCCTGCGAGTCAATGAGATTGTTACCACCTGCACCAGGGGCATATAGAGAGGCAACGAAGGATTTCACTTTCGCTAGTTATACAATTCCAAAGGGATGGAAG ACATTTTGGACGGTGCACTCCACGCATAAGAATCCCAAGTACTTCCCTGATCCGGAGAAGTTCGATCCCTCAAGATTCGAAGGAAACGGGCCCGCACCTTTCACCTTTGTGCCCTTCGGAGGTGGACCTCGCATGTGCCCCGGAAAAGAGTATGCGAGGCTCGAAATCCTCGTTTTCATGCACAATTTGGTGACCAAGTTCAAGCTCGAGAAGGCCATACCGGACGAGAAATTTATCTATAATCCATCACCGGTGCCCGTCGAAGGTCTTCGGCTTCGCCTCCAACCCCATAACTAG
- the LOC125314350 gene encoding LOW QUALITY PROTEIN: fasciclin-like arabinogalactan protein 8 (The sequence of the model RefSeq protein was modified relative to this genomic sequence to represent the inferred CDS: inserted 1 base in 1 codon) yields the protein MCALRPLVAFLLPLVLCSAAVSAHNITEILEGFPEYSLFNSYLTQTKLADEINSRQTITVLALDNGAMSALAAKKTLSVIKNELAIHVVLDYFDPQKLHQIPKGSTLSTTLYQTTGNAPGNTGFVNITDLQGGKVGFGAAAPGSKLDSSYTKSVKQIPYNISVLQISAPIMVPAILAAPAPSASDANVTALLEKAGCKTFASLLLSSGVIKTYQSAMAKGLTVFAPNDESFKAKGVPDLSKLTNAELVSLLLYHAVADYTPIGSLKTSNAPISTLATNGAGKYDFTVKTAGDSVTLDTGVDSSRVASTVLDSTPVAIFTVDSVLLPAELFGNSPTPAPAPEPVTAPSPAPVSPAPGPAVEAPSPLVASPPAPPTETPEXAPAAGPADASANSKSANAAGDSKAPALLAALVAVSATVVSSLLMS from the exons ATGTGCGCACTACGCCCCCTCGTCGCCTTCCTCCTTCCCCTCGTCCTGTGTTCCGCCGCCGTCTCCGCCCACAACATCACCGAGATACTCGAGGGCTTCCCCGAGTACTCGCTCTTCAACTCCTACCTCACCCAGACCAAGCTGGCCGACGAGATCAACAGCCGCCAGACCATCACCGTCCTCGCCCTCGACAACGGCGCCATGTCCGCCCTCGCCGCCAAGAAGACCCTCTCCGTCATCAAGAACGAGCTCGCCATCCACGTCGTCCTCGACTACTTCGACCCCCAGAAGCTCCACCAGATCCCCAAGGGATCCACCCTCTCCACCACTCTGTACCAGACCACCGGGAATGCGCCTGGGAACACCGGGTTCGTCAACATCACCGACCTCCAGGGGGGGAAGGTTGGCTTCGGCGCCGCCGCCCCCGGCTCGAAGCTCGACTCGTCGTACACCAAGTCGGTGAAGCAAATCCCCTACAACATCTCCGTCCTCCAGATCAGCGCGCCGATCATGGTCCCGGCGATCCTTGCCGCCCCGGCGCCGTCGGCCTCGGACGCGAACGTGACGGCGCTGCTCGAGAAGGCCGGGTGCAAGACGTTCGCGAGCCTCCTCCTCTCGAGCGGCGTCATCAAGACGTACCAGTCGGCGATGGCGAAGGGCCTGACGGTGTTTGCGCCCAACGACGAGTCTTTCAAGGCCAAGGGCGTGCCCGACCTGAGCAAGCTCACCAATGCCGAGCTCGTGTCGCTCCTGCTGTACCACGCGGTGGCGGACTACACCCCGATCGGCTCCCTGAAAACGAGCAACGCCCCGATCAGCACCCTCGCCACGAACGGCGCCGGCAAGTACGACTTCACCGTGAAGACTGCCGGCGACTCCGTCACGCTCGACACTGGGGTAGACTCCTCGCGGGTGGCCAGCACGGTGCTCGACTCCACGCCCGTCGCGATCTTCACCGTTGACAGCGTCCTCCTCCCCGCCGAGCTGTTCGGCAACTCCCCCACCCCCGCACCGGCGCCGGAGCCAGTGACCGCGCCTTCCCCGGCGCCGGTCAGTCCGGCTCCAGGCCCGGCGGTAGAGGCCCCGTCGCCCCTGGTGGCCTCGCCACCTGCTCCGCCGACGGAGACACCGG GGGCTCCGGCGGCGGGCCCGGCGGATGCGTCTGCGAACAGCAAGTCGGCTAACGCTGCCGGCGACTCGAAGGCACCTGCATTGCTGGCGGCTTTGGTCGCCGTCTCTGCCACCGTGGTTTCTTCTCTCCTCATGTCCTGA
- the LOC115733363 gene encoding receptor-like protein 9DC3, whose amino-acid sequence MSQNIHSLAVLNLGKNKLEGSIPQAYPNGCALNVIELAKNRLQGPVSRSLANCTMLEYLNLGHNQILDGFPSWLSELTNLKVIILKSNNFHGPIKPPQSQFNFSNLHVMDLSDNSFNGELPSKLLQSFHAMKVVAAQDQLEYLNTSANIPWSLYSLEGYFDYAMKLMNKGIEREYPKVPYALMVIDLSKNKFEGCIPNVIGDLTSLLLLNVLNNILTGSIVVSLAYLTSLESLDLSRNKPSGKIPQQLAQLTFLSSFNVSHNQLLGPIPQGSQFNTFAIDSFAMNGGHTEVLCQKNAPQLGITYHSHHLARKKSAKSLHLTWIGHLC is encoded by the coding sequence ATGTCTCAAAACATTCATTCTTTGGCAGTTTTGAATCTTGGAAAAAATAAACTTGAGGGTAGCATTCCTCAGGCTTACCCAAATGGTTGTGCGTTGAATGTTATTGAGCTCGCAAAGAATCGATTGCAAGGGCCTGTCTCAAGATCTTTGGCGAATTGTACAATGCTGGAGTATTTGAATCTTGGTCACAATCAAATTCTCGATGGTTTCCCTTCATGGCTATCAGAGTTGACCAACCTGAAAGTTATTATCTTGAAATCTAATAACTTCCATGGTCCAATAAAACCACCTCAAAGCCAGTTCAATTTTAGCAACTTGCATGTCATGGACCTTTCCGACAATAGTTTCAATGGTGAACTTCCTTCCAAGTTGTTGCAGAGTTTCCATGCCATGAAAGTAGTTGCTGCTCAAGATCAGTTGGAATATTTGAATACTTCAGCAAACATCCCTTGGTCCTTGTATTCACTTGAAGGGTATTTCGATTATGCAATGAAATTGATGAACAAAGGCATAGAAAGGGAATACCCGAAGGTTCCATATGCCCTTATGGTAATTGACCTCTCCAAAAACAAATTTGAAGGGTGCATACCCAACGTCATTGGAGATTTGACGTCACTTCTCCTGCTTAACGTTTTGAACAACATTCTCACTGGTTCCATCGTGGTTTCCTTAGCATACTTGACGTCATTGGAATCTCTAGATCTTTCTCGAAATAAGCCCTCAGGAAAGATCCCTCAACAACTAGCCCAACTTacatttctttcatctttcaaTGTCTCTCATAATCAACTGTTAGGACCAATTCCACAAGGGAGCCAGTTCAACACATTCGCAATCGATTCATTTGCCATGAATGGGGGTCATACGGAAGTCCTCTGCCAAAAAAATGCACCACAGCTGGGGATAACTTACCATTCCCATCATCTCGCCAGGAAGAAGTCGGCGAAGAGTCTCCATTTAACTTGGATTGgacatttgtgctaa